Part of the Acidobacteriota bacterium genome, GTCCCCGCAAGGACTTCGACCGGTATCCGGCCCGGCCCAGATCAAGGACGAGCGACTTGAGGATGTCGAGGACCAGCCGGCGGGCCGCCGGACGGTAAAAGAAGGCGCGGTGGGTCCAGACGTCGATCTCGTCCAGGAAGCCCTTGGCCTCACAGTCCGGCGTCTCCAGGCGGAAAGCGATCTGTCCTCTGGCGCAACTGCTGATGGCCTCGCCCATCTCCCGGAAATCGGTGCTGTTGACATGATGGACCTTGGCGGCGGGTATGAATCCCAGCGACTTCCCGCGGCGGCGCATCTGGAAGGCCAGGGCCGTCTCGGCGAATCGTCCGAAGCACGGTCGCAGCCCTCCCGCCTGCATCAGTTCCCCCCGGCGGATCGCCAAGCCCCGCAGCGTCAACCGGCGCCAATCGGCGATGTCGGACCGCATAGCGTACCAGGATCGGAAGTCGCGATCCTCCATGCGGGAGACTGTAGTGCGCATGATGCTGTCGGAGTCGAGCATGGCCGCAGCGCACTCCGAGCTTTGAAAAAAGCGCACCACCTCTTCGCCCGCGTCGGGTTCGGGCAGGACGTGTCCTTCGGTGATGAGAATGAGATCGCCCCTGGCCTCCCGGCAACCGAAGTCATAGAGCTCCATTTCGTCGTCCGCCGGCTGCTGCAGGAAGCGGTCATGAGGACGCAGCAGGGACTGGATCTGCCGTGCAAAGTCGGGACGGGTCCCGTCATCCACAGCGATGATTTCGATGTCGTGGCGCGGCAGGGTCTGCTCCTTCCAGGCGCGCAGGCAGCGCAACCCGTATCCCCTTTCGTCCATCATGGGAATGACCACGGAAAGTCGTGGCCTGCCCCGGCTGCTTGCGTCCGAAGGCGCCTGCAGGTCATTGGTGGCAGGTGGCATGGTGATGAAAGCTCATAACACAGGGCTGACCGACCGAGCAAGCTACAAGCCGTGTCGGTCCTCTGAGTTGATGGAGAGCT contains:
- a CDS encoding glycosyltransferase family A protein, with the translated sequence MPPATNDLQAPSDASSRGRPRLSVVIPMMDERGYGLRCLRAWKEQTLPRHDIEIIAVDDGTRPDFARQIQSLLRPHDRFLQQPADDEMELYDFGCREARGDLILITEGHVLPEPDAGEEVVRFFQSSECAAAMLDSDSIMRTTVSRMEDRDFRSWYAMRSDIADWRRLTLRGLAIRRGELMQAGGLRPCFGRFAETALAFQMRRRGKSLGFIPAAKVHHVNSTDFREMGEAISSCARGQIAFRLETPDCEAKGFLDEIDVWTHRAFFYRPAARRLVLDILKSLVLDLGRAGYRSKSLRGLRALLFFGRSALFGLGWRALRVRLRVAWMKMLFYLPPANPDRRYRLFRGVWEGLFELGFIEALADSPRAFSIQGPAEGRPEPTQASYNANEIPEHWLVGFHPLDELEGRPCRWTRPHALIRLPVPSGHYKVELYLGSPSPRDQWCLRLFFNGKSIPNPTTAADGILAFNLTPQDFRPGQEQHLTISTRPRPGDSGLAFLAVRFLPLEVD